One Setaria viridis chromosome 3, Setaria_viridis_v4.0, whole genome shotgun sequence DNA window includes the following coding sequences:
- the LOC117847291 gene encoding thioredoxin-like fold domain-containing protein MRL7L homolog, chloroplastic, with translation MALPATCSTFCLKGAEQRGPPRWSFHRLSARAASLIGFGSCPRRGRLVLAGCARAGAGASDSKAVQLVLGGRARDDAGDTDSESSDDEGGEDGEVPMTDEERRTLRRKIREMMDRVPETAELTDPEERKAKMRELLTKYELVVEEEDPDWPEDAEDGMGFSLGQFFDKITIKAEKKDDADEEDDTGNQGDKEIVWEDDNYIKPIRDVKTQDWDASVFTDFGPMVVLVHNRYKRPQENEMARAELTKAIEMFWEHNLPSPRCVAVDACAEPDLVDALKVSGFPEILFTNAGRIIHREKVVRSAEAWSRMMAFFYYKAARPPFLCEADGKGQEKVPLMS, from the exons ATGGCGCTGCCCGCGACCTGTTCGACGTTTTGCCTGAAAGGGGCGGAGCAGCGCGGTCCACCCCGCTGGAGCTTCCACAGGTTATCTGCGCGCGCGGCGAGCCTCATAGGCTTCGGTTCTTGCCCACGCCGCGGGAGGCTCGTGCTCGCCGGCTGCGCGCGGGCAGGGGCGGGGGCGAGCGACTCCAAGGCCGTGCAGCTGGTGCTCGGCGGCCGTGCGcgcgacgacgccggcgacaCCGACTCCGAGTCCAGCGATGAcgagggcggcgaggacggcgaggtgCCCATGACGGACGAGGAGCGGAGGACGCTGCGCCGGAAGATACGGGAGATGATGGACCGCGTCCCGGAGACGGCGGAGCTCACGGACCCGGAGGAGCGGAAGGCCAAGATGCGGGAGCTGCTGACCAAATACgagctggtggtggaggaagaggaccCGGACTGGCCTGAGGACGCCGAGGATGGGATGGGCTTCAGCCTCGGCCAGTTCTTCGACAAGATCACCATCAAAGCCGAGAAGAAGGatgacgccgacgaggaggatgaCACGGGGAATCAGGGTGACAAGGAGATTGTTTGGGAGGATGACAATTACATCAAGCCGATTAGGGATGTCAAGACACAGGATTGGGATGCGTCCGTGTTCACTGATTTCGGACCGATGGTTGTGCTTGTGCATAACAGATATAAGAG ACCACAGGAGAATGAGATGGCAAGGGCTGAGCTTACTAAGGCGATCGAGATGTTTTGGGAACACAATCTGCCGTCACCAAGG TGTGTGGCGGTAGATGCCTGTGCCGAGCCTGACCTTGTGGACGCGCTGAAGGTTTCTGGTTTCCCTGAGATTCTCTTCACTAATGCAGGGAGGATAATACACCGTGAGAAAG TTGTTCGGTCGGCGGAGGCATGGTCGAGGATGATGGCGTTCTTCTACTACAAAGCAGCAAGGCCACCTTTCTTGTGTGAAGCAGATGGGAAGGGTCAAGAAAAGGTCCCTTTGATGTCATGA
- the LOC117848880 gene encoding uncharacterized protein, whose product MALTTRGGGAGGGDPAKAPSASDPSLGFLTKRDTEVKLPRATRVKNKTPAPVQITAEQILREARERQEPEIRPPKQKITDTHELAEYRLRKRKEFEDVIRRVRWSVSAWVKYARWEEQQRDFARARSVYERALDVAHRDHTLWLKYAEFEMRNRFVNHARNVWDRAVSLLPRVDQLWYKYIHMEELLGAVANARQVFERWMAWRPDTAGWNSYIKFELRYGEVERARAIYERFVAEHPRPDTFIRYAKFEMKRGEVERARRVYERAADLLADDEDAEVLFVAFAEFEERCREVERARAIYKHALDRVPKGRAEELYRKFLAFEKQFGDREGIEDAIVGKRRFQYEDEVRKNPLNYDSWFDYIRLEESVGNKDRIREVYERAIANVPPAEEKRYWQRYIFLWINYALYEELDAQDMERTREVYKECLKLIPHKKFTFAKIWLMAAQFEIRQRNLKAARQILGNAIGMAPKGKIFKKYIEIELYLGNFDRCRTLYEKYIEWSPANCYAWRKYAELEKNLSETDRARSIYELAIAQPALDTPEVLWKEYLQFEIDESEFGRARDLYERLLERTKHLKVWISFAEFEASAGLGSEDSESEEKKSEVGYQEQQMERVSKCRAIFERAFDYFRTSAPELKEERAMLLEEWLSKELSFGDLGDVSLVQKKAPRKVKRKRPIPTEDGSTIAYEEYIDYIFPDEVAQAPNLKILEAAYKWKKQKTGDDDE is encoded by the exons atggcgctcactacacgcggcggcggcgccggcggcggggatccCGCGAAGGCGCCGTCCGCCTCCGACCCCAGCCTCGGCTTCCTCACCAAGCGCGACACCGAGGTCAAGCTGCCCCGCGCCACGCGGGTCAAGAACAAGACCCCCGCGCCGGTCCAGATCACGGCGGAGCAGATCCTCCGGGAGGCCCGGGAGCGGCAGGAGCCCGAGATACgcccgcccaagcagaagatcACAGACACCCACGAGCTCGCCGAGTACCGCCTCCGCAAGCGGAAGGAGTTCGAGGACGTCATCCGCCGCGTGCGGTGGAGCGTCTCGGCGTGGGTCAAGTACGCGCGgtgggaggagcagcagcgggacTTCGCGCGCGCGCGGTCCGTCTACGAGCGCGCGCTCGACGTCGCCCACCGCGACCACACGCTCTGGCTCAAGTATGCCGAGTTCGAGATGCGGAACCGGTTCGTCAACCACGCCAGGAACGTCTGGGACCGTGCGGTGTCGCTCCTCCCGCGGGTCGACCAGCTATGGTACAAGTACATCCACATGGAGGAGCTGCTTGGCGCGGTTGCCAATGCGCGCCAGGTGTTTGAGCGCTGGATGGCGTGGCGACCTGACACAGCTGGGTGGAATTCTTACATCAAGTTTGAGCTGCGTTATGGGGAGGTCGAGCGCGCCAGGGCTATCTATGAGCGGTTTGTAGCTGAGCATCCACGGCCAGACACTTTCATCCGCTATGCTAAGTTTGAGATGAAGCGTGGTGAAGTAGAGCGGGCACGACGGGTATATGAGCGTGCGGCGGACCTGCTTGCGGACGATGAGGATGCAGAGGTGCTGTTTGTGGCATTTGCAGAGTTTGAGGAGAGGTGCCGGGAGGTTGAGCGTGCACGTGCTATATACAAACATGCGCTGGACAGGGTACCGAAGGGTCGGGCTGAGGAACTGTACAGGAAGTTTctggcatttgagaagcaaTTTGGTGACCGTGAGGGGATCGAGGATGCCATTGTGGGGAAGAGGAGATTTCAGTATGAGGATGAGGTGAGGAAGAACCCACTAAACTATGACTCATGGTTTGATTACATCCGCCTGGAGGAGAGTGTTGGGAATAAGGACAGGATCAGGGAGGTTTATGAGAGGGCCATTGCTAATGTGCCCCCTGCAGAGGAGAAGCGGTATTGGCAGAGGTATATATTCCTCTGGATTAACTATGCACTTTATGAGGAGCTTGATGCACAAGACATGGAACGGACCAGGGAGGTTTACAAGGAATGCCTGAAGTTGATTCCACACAAGAAGTTCACGTTCGCAAAGATATGGCTCATGGCAGCCCAGTTTGAGATAAGACAGAGAAATCTAAAGGCTGCTCGACAAATTCTTGGAAATGCAATTGGAATGGCCCCGAAGGGCAAGATATTTAAGAAATATATTGAAATCGAGCTGTATCTTGGAAACTTTGACCGTTGTAGGACTCTTTACGAGAAATACATTGAATGGTCCCCAGCAAACTGTTATGCCTGGAGAAAGTATGCTGAATTGGAGAAGAACCTTAGTGAGACTGATCGTGCTCGATCAATATACGAACTTGCTATTGCACAGCCAGCCCTTGATACGCCAGAGGTTCTGTGGAAG GAGTACCTGCAATTTGAAATTGATGAAAGTGAATTTGGTAGGGCAAGGGATCTATATGAAAGACTGCTTGAGAGAACAAAGCATTTGAAGGTATGGATCAGTTTTGCTGAGTTCGAGGCCTCAGCTGGCTTGGGCAGTGAAGACAGCGAAAGTGAGGAGAAAAAGAGTGAAGTTGGTTATCAGGAGCAGCAGATGGAGCGGGTTAGCAAATGTAGAG CTATCTTTGAAAGGGCATTCGACTACTTCAGAACCAGTGCCCCAGAGTTGAAGGAGGAAAGAGCTATGCTTCTTGAAGAATGGCTTAGTAAGGAGTTGAGCTTCGGTGATCTTGGTGATGTCAGCTTAGTGCAGAAGAAGGCTCCAAGAAAAGTCAAGCGGAAGAGACCAATCCCTACGGAAGATGGATCCACCATAGC GTATGAGGAGTATATAGATTACATTTTCCCTGATGAAGTTGCTCAAGCACCAAACCTGAAGATCCTAGAAGCTGCTTACAAATGGAAGAAGCAGAAAACTGGCGATGATGATGAGTGA